In Anaerotignum faecicola, the following are encoded in one genomic region:
- a CDS encoding hydratase, producing MVKLYDTGAYLLNGDKIIADGNEAAAELKACGVSISKEDAAKNTMAYSILAGHNTSGDNDRLKIRFDALASHDITYVGIVQTARASGLEKFPMPYVLTNCHNSLCAVGGTINEDDHLFGLSCAKRYGGIYVPAHQAVIHQYMREMMSGVGKMILGSDSHTRYGALGTMAIGEGGPELVKQLLNKTYDIDRPKVVGVYLAGKPAPYVGPQDIALAIIGAVFENGYVKNKVMEFVGDGIKNLSTDFRNGIDVMTTETTCLSSVWITDSETENWYTVHGRAGDYKKQEPGRAAYYDGMIYVDMSLVKPMIAMPFHPSNIYTIESLNENLMDILDEVEKKGREQLESDTVEFTLKDKVKNGRLVVEQGVIAGCAGGTYENICDARDILKGHSIGQDEFALSVYPSSQPVFLQLVENGSIADIMVSGATVRSAFCGPCFGAGDVPANNCLSIRHSTRNFPNREGSKITNGQIASVALMDARSIAATAVNKGVLTAASELDFELRRPQYFFNREVYDNRCYYGFGKPDKSVELKFGPNITDWPSMSGLTKDLIVKVVSVITDPVTTTDELIPSGETSSYRSNPLGLAEFTLSRKDPKYVGRAKEVQKAEKARIAGEQPQSALEELEGVYGMISEKFSGFDVKSTGIGSTIYAVKPGDGSAREQAASCQKVLGGWANIAGEYATKRYRSNLINWGMLPFILDGEPPFENGDYIYIPNIAEAIKEKKGEIDAYIVGNGMKKMVLKLGELTDDERKIILAGCLINFYRG from the coding sequence ATGGTAAAATTATATGACACAGGGGCTTATCTCCTAAACGGCGACAAGATAATTGCCGACGGGAACGAGGCGGCCGCCGAACTTAAAGCTTGCGGAGTTTCAATATCTAAAGAGGACGCCGCCAAGAATACAATGGCGTATTCAATACTTGCCGGGCATAATACTTCAGGCGACAACGACAGGCTTAAAATAAGGTTCGACGCCCTTGCAAGCCATGACATAACATATGTAGGCATAGTACAGACGGCGAGGGCGAGCGGCCTTGAAAAATTTCCTATGCCTTATGTGTTGACAAACTGCCATAATTCGCTTTGCGCCGTTGGGGGCACTATTAACGAAGACGACCATTTATTCGGTTTAAGCTGTGCAAAAAGGTACGGCGGAATTTATGTGCCGGCGCATCAGGCCGTAATCCACCAGTATATGCGCGAGATGATGAGCGGCGTTGGCAAAATGATACTCGGAAGCGACAGCCACACCCGTTACGGGGCTTTGGGGACAATGGCCATAGGCGAAGGCGGCCCCGAGCTTGTTAAACAGCTTCTCAATAAAACTTACGATATTGACCGCCCCAAAGTCGTAGGCGTATATTTAGCGGGAAAGCCGGCCCCTTATGTAGGGCCTCAGGATATAGCGCTTGCTATTATAGGCGCCGTATTTGAAAACGGTTATGTTAAAAATAAAGTTATGGAATTTGTGGGCGACGGAATTAAAAATTTAAGCACGGATTTCAGAAACGGTATAGACGTTATGACTACCGAAACCACATGTCTTTCGTCGGTTTGGATTACAGACAGTGAAACCGAAAACTGGTATACTGTGCATGGCCGCGCCGGGGATTATAAAAAACAGGAGCCGGGCCGCGCCGCTTATTACGACGGAATGATTTATGTGGACATGTCGCTTGTAAAGCCGATGATTGCAATGCCTTTCCACCCAAGCAATATTTATACAATCGAAAGCCTTAATGAAAACCTCATGGATATACTGGACGAGGTGGAAAAGAAAGGCAGGGAACAGCTGGAAAGCGACACTGTGGAATTTACTCTTAAAGACAAGGTTAAAAACGGACGCCTTGTCGTTGAACAGGGCGTTATAGCAGGCTGTGCGGGAGGCACATATGAAAATATCTGCGACGCAAGGGATATATTAAAAGGACATTCGATAGGGCAGGACGAATTCGCGTTGAGCGTTTACCCTTCAAGCCAGCCTGTTTTCCTTCAGCTTGTTGAAAACGGTTCTATTGCGGATATTATGGTGTCGGGGGCGACTGTGCGTTCGGCGTTCTGCGGCCCGTGCTTCGGAGCAGGCGACGTACCGGCCAATAACTGCCTGAGCATACGCCATTCAACAAGGAATTTCCCTAACAGGGAAGGAAGTAAAATAACAAACGGACAAATAGCTTCGGTTGCCCTAATGGATGCAAGGAGCATTGCGGCAACCGCTGTGAACAAAGGCGTTTTAACTGCCGCAAGCGAGCTTGATTTTGAGCTTAGAAGGCCTCAATATTTCTTTAACCGGGAAGTTTATGACAACCGTTGTTATTATGGATTCGGAAAGCCCGATAAAAGCGTCGAGCTTAAATTCGGCCCCAATATAACGGACTGGCCTTCCATGAGCGGTTTGACTAAAGATTTGATTGTTAAAGTCGTTTCCGTTATCACAGATCCGGTAACGACAACCGACGAGCTTATACCGTCGGGCGAAACGTCGTCGTACCGTTCAAACCCTCTCGGCCTTGCGGAATTTACGCTTTCAAGGAAAGATCCTAAATATGTAGGCCGCGCAAAAGAAGTGCAGAAGGCGGAAAAGGCAAGGATTGCGGGAGAACAACCGCAGTCGGCGCTGGAGGAGCTGGAAGGCGTTTACGGAATGATTTCGGAAAAATTCAGCGGGTTTGACGTTAAATCAACCGGTATAGGCAGTACGATCTATGCCGTAAAGCCGGGCGACGGTTCCGCAAGGGAGCAGGCCGCAAGCTGTCAGAAAGTTCTCGGCGGCTGGGCGAATATTGCCGGGGAATACGCTACAAAACGCTACCGTTCAAACCTTATAAATTGGGGAATGCT
- a CDS encoding AEC family transporter — translation MEMETEILVLIGQMEILAVLILIGLFAQKSGLMNETNINSMSDIIAKLILPCMLFTMIGGGGTRDELFGMWKFLIACILLFVIAISVGFILSRIIGLSQPAKNMHILVTAFGNGGYVGIPVIAAMFPDNSGLAIAVYSMVEAVVYWVFGPMIVDTSGSRKIDLKKVFTPLTISVLLGILVLLLNLKPENNVVWDTLSNVGSTTKYFAAIYIGLDLGRKGLKKMAANPKVFTAVPFKLVILPVIIYLVFGKTGFIEGDLLTMLVLFMATPTGMSLPIVARIAGSDDAYATSGTMVCTILCLFTMPFVLWLISHF, via the coding sequence ATGGAGATGGAAACAGAAATATTGGTGCTTATCGGCCAAATGGAAATATTGGCCGTGCTTATTTTAATCGGCCTTTTTGCGCAGAAAAGCGGGTTGATGAACGAAACGAACATAAACAGTATGTCAGACATAATTGCAAAGCTTATACTTCCGTGCATGCTGTTTACAATGATTGGCGGAGGCGGCACAAGGGACGAATTGTTTGGAATGTGGAAGTTTTTAATTGCCTGCATACTGCTTTTTGTAATTGCAATTTCGGTGGGGTTTATACTTTCAAGGATTATCGGACTTTCACAGCCGGCTAAGAATATGCATATACTTGTGACGGCGTTTGGAAACGGAGGATATGTGGGCATACCTGTTATAGCCGCCATGTTTCCGGATAATTCGGGATTGGCGATAGCCGTATACTCTATGGTTGAAGCTGTTGTTTACTGGGTTTTCGGCCCTATGATAGTGGATACGTCGGGAAGCAGGAAGATAGATTTAAAAAAGGTTTTTACGCCGCTTACAATTTCCGTCCTGCTTGGCATACTTGTGCTTTTGCTGAATTTAAAGCCGGAAAATAATGTTGTTTGGGACACTTTAAGCAATGTCGGTTCCACCACTAAATATTTTGCGGCGATATACATAGGCTTGGATTTAGGAAGAAAAGGATTAAAAAAGATGGCGGCCAACCCGAAAGTTTTTACGGCCGTGCCTTTTAAGCTTGTGATACTGCCAGTTATTATATACCTTGTTTTCGGAAAGACCGGGTTTATTGAAGGCGACCTGCTGACAATGCTTGTGCTTTTTATGGCGACGCCTACTGGAATGTCGCTGCCTATAGTGGCTCGTATTGCGGGAAGCGACGATGCATATGCTACAAGCGGCACGATGGTGTGCACGATACTGTGCCTTTTTACAATGCCGTTTGTGCTTTGGCTTATTTCACATTTTTAA
- a CDS encoding methyl-accepting chemotaxis protein yields MKHTIKKEIWIRITFIFLVVIASGVITTFSMNSIKRYTESTKQATKINSLVLKAEKAHCVWVENLSSAITMGTEFTGSMDYETCTLGRWLYNTAPSEIGSDRILSLMEEIKPLHQSVHESAKTVLDLNKKSPEQAKQLYLNTTKANVSELISILDEISAITDEQVLSNEDALINSVTVTELISIASIIIILIVCILLVIYVMKSIVHPIQEITLNSRKLSEGILDFEIDVKSKNEIGLLAESLNKSVHNLKTYISDISMILDELSNGNLKKESEIHYVGDFIQIEKAISTITNGLNNTMKRIQESARQVDSGSLQVATGSQHLAQGATEQAAEVSNLLCMIDEITEQINNSSQSADITTEEAGKVGENISVCSAHMNEMIEAMGEINSCSNEVHNIIKTIEDIAFQTNILALNAAVEAARAGSAGKGFAVVADEVRNLAAKSADAAKSTTELIEKTLAVVNNGSRLTDLTRDSLLSVVDGAETVTEHIRAISQASKEQENAITNIKESISQISTVVHSNTATSEESAAASEELASQAQILKSLTGQFKLKN; encoded by the coding sequence ATGAAACATACCATTAAAAAAGAAATCTGGATCCGAATTACATTTATATTCCTAGTTGTAATAGCAAGCGGGGTTATAACGACATTCAGCATGAACAGCATTAAGAGGTATACAGAATCCACCAAACAGGCAACAAAAATCAATTCCCTTGTTTTAAAAGCCGAAAAAGCGCATTGCGTATGGGTTGAAAACCTGTCGTCTGCAATAACCATGGGCACGGAATTTACAGGGAGCATGGATTATGAGACTTGTACCCTCGGCCGATGGCTTTACAATACGGCTCCTTCGGAAATCGGCAGCGACAGGATATTAAGCTTGATGGAAGAAATTAAGCCGCTTCATCAGTCCGTACACGAATCTGCCAAAACAGTTTTGGATCTTAACAAAAAAAGTCCCGAACAGGCCAAACAGCTATACTTAAACACTACAAAGGCAAATGTCAGCGAGCTTATTTCCATACTGGACGAAATCTCAGCGATTACGGACGAACAGGTCCTGTCAAATGAAGACGCCCTTATTAATTCCGTTACAGTCACGGAATTGATCTCCATCGCTTCAATTATAATTATACTGATTGTATGCATACTTTTAGTGATTTACGTAATGAAAAGCATAGTCCATCCAATACAGGAAATAACGCTAAACAGCCGTAAGCTTTCCGAAGGCATCCTTGACTTTGAAATAGACGTAAAAAGCAAAAACGAAATCGGCCTGTTGGCAGAAAGCCTTAACAAGTCAGTTCATAACTTAAAAACGTATATTTCCGATATTTCAATGATATTGGACGAACTTTCAAACGGCAACCTGAAAAAAGAAAGCGAAATACACTACGTCGGCGACTTTATTCAAATCGAAAAAGCCATTTCCACAATAACAAACGGCCTTAACAATACTATGAAACGTATTCAGGAATCCGCCCGCCAAGTTGACAGCGGTTCATTGCAGGTTGCAACCGGTTCACAGCATCTGGCACAGGGAGCAACGGAACAGGCCGCCGAGGTAAGCAATCTGCTTTGCATGATAGACGAAATAACAGAGCAGATAAACAACAGTTCCCAAAGCGCGGATATTACCACGGAAGAAGCCGGAAAAGTCGGCGAAAATATCAGCGTATGCAGCGCGCATATGAATGAAATGATTGAAGCAATGGGCGAAATCAATTCATGCTCAAATGAAGTGCATAACATAATTAAAACTATAGAGGATATTGCATTTCAGACAAATATACTTGCATTAAACGCCGCGGTTGAGGCCGCCCGGGCAGGAAGCGCCGGCAAAGGGTTTGCCGTTGTTGCAGATGAAGTGCGCAACCTTGCCGCAAAAAGCGCCGACGCCGCAAAAAGCACAACCGAATTGATTGAAAAAACGCTTGCCGTAGTAAACAACGGCTCAAGGCTTACAGATTTAACCCGCGATTCGCTCCTTTCCGTTGTGGACGGGGCGGAAACCGTTACGGAACACATAAGGGCTATTTCTCAGGCGTCAAAGGAACAAGAAAACGCCATAACAAATATTAAGGAAAGTATCAGCCAAATTTCAACCGTTGTACATTCAAATACCGCTACTTCCGAAGAAAGCGCGGCGGCAAGCGAAGAACTCGCAAGCCAGGCGCAAATCCTCAAATCGCTTACAGGTCAGTTTAAGCTTAAAAACTAA
- a CDS encoding CotS family spore coat protein produces the protein MDDIYEKALYNGYGLRLYNASRTRRGLVCKTDKGYMSLRKVQNDGKTIIFENSIKKRLYDNGFTGTDLYYNSVDGKPYYVIGDNTFVLSDFVETSDIDEEDPDTIKKVSAAMAVMHKLSKGVEADGNVSLGKLPKTWQKRKAELKRIKKRINSVSNYSPVDIIIIKNYEYFIERTERAQEFLNSTAYSLIAKEAAQARSVCHNNFKGDNVRFKAGGESLYITGFEKSSYDCRAADIAAYIRRCMKSEKCSAETVESIITAYNGESTLSGDEIKVIGAMVLFPQKFYKICSESFNKRRVCESDAVVEKLSRCIALSEKEERILEALGMV, from the coding sequence ATGGACGATATATATGAAAAAGCACTGTACAACGGATACGGCCTACGCCTTTACAATGCTTCAAGGACAAGGCGCGGGCTGGTTTGTAAAACGGATAAAGGATATATGAGTTTAAGGAAAGTGCAAAACGACGGCAAAACAATTATATTTGAAAACTCAATAAAAAAACGTCTGTATGACAATGGGTTTACCGGCACGGATCTTTATTATAATTCTGTTGACGGAAAGCCGTATTATGTTATTGGCGACAACACGTTTGTGCTTTCGGATTTTGTTGAAACAAGCGATATAGACGAGGAAGATCCCGACACAATTAAAAAAGTTTCCGCCGCAATGGCAGTTATGCATAAATTAAGCAAAGGCGTTGAAGCCGACGGCAACGTAAGCTTAGGCAAACTGCCGAAAACATGGCAGAAAAGGAAAGCCGAACTTAAAAGGATAAAAAAACGCATTAATTCGGTAAGCAATTATTCGCCTGTGGATATAATCATAATAAAAAATTATGAGTATTTTATTGAAAGGACGGAACGCGCCCAGGAATTTTTAAATTCCACGGCATACAGCTTAATCGCAAAAGAAGCCGCCCAAGCAAGGAGTGTATGCCACAATAATTTTAAGGGGGATAACGTAAGGTTTAAGGCCGGCGGAGAAAGCCTTTATATAACCGGTTTTGAGAAAAGCTCCTATGACTGCAGGGCGGCTGACATAGCGGCGTATATAAGGCGCTGTATGAAAAGCGAGAAATGCTCCGCCGAAACTGTAGAATCAATTATTACGGCCTATAACGGCGAAAGTACGTTAAGCGGCGATGAAATAAAAGTTATCGGCGCTATGGTTCTTTTCCCGCAGAAGTTTTATAAAATATGCAGTGAAAGCTTTAATAAAAGGCGTGTTTGTGAAAGCGATGCGGTTGTTGAGAAACTGTCGCGGTGTATTGCGTTAAGCGAAAAGGAAGAACGGATACTTGAAGCTTTGGGTATGGTCTGA